The Corylus avellana chromosome ca11, CavTom2PMs-1.0 genome contains the following window.
tactattgaatccaataataattttaatactaCGTCAATAATAATAGACACTACGGTGATATGTTTTGGTAAACTCAACTTTCATAATCTCCTTATCTACTCTATAATTTTATCTAAACAATACCAAGGAAAGCAGTACATTGTCATCAATTGAGTACTGagatgaaaaggaaaataaataaagaggccaaaagaggaaaaaaaaaaaaaaacttactatttcaaaataaattacataagAATAAGATGCGATTGTTCTCTTTAGATAATGACATATAAACAACAAAATATCTCaacattcactacaaaaatttgatttttttttttttttttttgtaacgaatcattagtgacgtgtcaagcttgttgacacgtcactaacggttagtgacgtgtcattagTAACATGTGTGGTGAGTTAACAAATTAGAAGTTACTAATGAAAATTTAGTGACGTGCCAGGAATTGACATGCTACTAAAGAATTAGTAAGTGTTAATATTAGGTCTTAAAGTTTACTAGAAATATTAGATTCTTGTAGGTAAAGGATCCCTATAAGCCACTTGCCCCTCCCATGAAACACTATAAATCAAATAGAATCAATATTCTCTCAGCAATCATCTCCGCATTGAGAGCTGTTTTCTTACCTGCCATTGGAAGTATCCTATATATTGTTACTGGCTGCCCCATAACTTAAAAATACATCAACAAATAAAgacaaattaaagaataaagcAATCATCTAAATTAACTTCCAACTTTTCTTGTGATGAAGAAATGTAATTGTACGATTCAACAAAGTCAGAATGCTCTTCTCCCATTGTTCTGATCATCATTGATTCTATCATCCCCAAAGCTGCCAAAACGTCTAGTACGAGAATTACTGAAGCCACTGCTGTTTTGGCTTGATAGGTTGTCACCAAATCCACTAGAACGGCCTGAACCAAAGCCCCCAAAACCACCAGAACGGTCTGAACTACTAGAATCGCCAAAAGCACATGAACGACTAAACCCAGAACCACTAAAGTTCCCAGATCCAGGGCCACCAAAGGAACCAAAACGTCCAGAGCTAGGTCCACCATATTGACTTGTTTGACTAGAGGAATCTCCATAGCCACTGCTACGACCAAATCCAGGACGCCCTTGACCACTAAAGCGGTTAAAAGCGCTATCACCAAACCGACGATCCCTCGTGCCTCCATGAGAGCCAAATCTACCACCACCACCCATGTCAGCTAACATGTCCCCACTTCCACCCTCAACAACAATTTTGGGTAGCTGATAACCAACAAGTATTCAAGCAATCAGTCTAACATAAAACATCTGCTAAGGTGCCAATCAGTCCCACACTAAAGATTTTACATGCACATGATTGTTCGTTTCGTTAGAGAGAGATCTGTTAGTTATCTTGAGAGATTTTGGTCACACCAGTAGTAGGATTTAACTCGTTCTGTTTGTCTATTTGTAGGGTTGTACTTCAGTCAGCAATGTATATGTCCTCATGCATGCATTGTGTAAAATATGCACATGTATATCTACGATATGAAAATAGCTAGTTTGCTGCACATGCAGTTCAGAGTAAAACCAACAATTCAGATCGGTCACAGAATTCTAAACACAATACTTTCAGAAAACTACTTTCTCACTACTTTTGATCGCTCCTCCTTATCATATAACATGGTGCTTCACAACCAGATAAACACTATTTCTCAACCAACATATGGTGACATCTATTATCTACtcaaagtaaaaaatattattcgCTTTGCTATCCACGTCCACAACAAAATGAGAACTAAATTCTTGTGTGATGAGGTAAGTTTGTGTGTATGACTTTGCATCAAGCATATAGACCCCACTGGTTTAACAAGAGAAATACGTTTCATTCTTAAAAGCATTCTACCTATATTCTATCTAATTAGATTAACATCCAATAATCCATGttaaataagaaagaaagaaagaaagcatcaTATCACCGCCAAACAGTTCTTAAACTCAGAGTGAATAAATAGGATGATGCAAATGGAAATGGAGATAAATTCTAACCTCTGCAAATCTGCATCCAACGTCTCGCTCTATAACTCTGACAGCCCTTGCCTGGTCCTGTGTGTAAATAAGGACAGCACTTCCTTTCTTCCCAACGACCTGTTCGGCCTGATCGATGAACAAATATCTCCGAATTGTTGGGAAGCTCGTGATGTATTACCTACAAGAGATGAGTTTAAATGTTGAGCAACAAAACAAATAggaccaccaaaaaaaaaacacttgcatGCATACGAAAtctcccacacacacacacacacacccccccccccaacaaaaaaaaaaaaaaacaaaaacaaaagaaaagaaacccacTAAAATAGAGAAGCAAGCTGGAGAATCCTGAGAAGCAAGGGAGCCTAGTATTTTTAAGATGGCAAATGAATGAACCAACCAAGACAACACAATAAGGGCACCAAGCACATAGTTGAAGCGAAATAAAGAATCAAATGCTTTAAGCATAAGCATAAGCATAGGCATAGGAATAGAGTGAATGGAGAAATAAAAGCAAATGGTCACCATAACTTCAACGGTTTTCACTCCATAGAAATTATAATGGAGGGCATCGAAGGCAAGGAGAGAATGAGGAAAGAAAGTAACCAGGGAGCTGAGTGTTTTGATCTACAACACACCTTTCAGATGTGCCACCAGAACATAGAAACACGGCAGCTCTAGGAAACATAAATACATTTCTTCAAAACAGTAGGAGATAAATGGTTAACGACATGACACTTTTGACCAGCACAAccctttttttataagtaatcaacccatatcattaaaagcgttaAGGCACCCCTAGGTATACAATAAGTACACGAAAGGAAGCACCTAATTAGAAGGAGCAAAAAGAAACCAGCACAAGCCTTCAATTTATCACTTCAAATTTCAAACTGGaacaaacaattcaacaatTAGTTCACGTACAGAATAGTTCTTTAGGACAAATTACTCTTTTTATCCAGAATGATATGTCAAAGCAACAAGCCcaagaaattagaaattatacGTACTTTCTTCATACACATGCATACAGACAAATAAATGATAATGAagtgataaatttaaaaaataaataaatttgacagAAGGTAACTGATCAGACAACCATCcaagaaaaaggcaaaaaaggTTAGcaacaaaactttcaattggcaCAAGTATTGAGCCAGTTTTTCAAAAACTTAGCCGGCCCAATCAGGAGACCTGCTTGCAGCATGGTCTCATAGATTAGAAATCAAGGATATACTGAATTGAAAAGTTCATGAATcatcattgtatatataaactgcaaagagggaaaaataaaaaagaataatacaTGCAGGAAAAGAATAGGGAGCAGAGAAACAAgttataatatatcaattacAAACTAAGTGGATTAATCAGTGGCAAAAATGTACCAGATCAACATTAGGAATATCAAGGCCACGAGAGGCAACATCAGTGGCAACTAAAATATTGAAATGCCCATCTCGGAAACCTGCAAGTGTTCTTTCCCTCTGACTTTGTGAGATATCCCCATGCAAAGCCTCACATTTGTAGTTTCTTCCCATGGCATATGCCAATCGATCAGCTCACGTTTTGTTTGAGtgaaaacaatatattttcCTCCTTTTGCATGCTCCTGACAAACAAATCTGATGGTGAGAATGGAAGCAATAGTGAACGAGCTAGGTTAAAACAAGAACTCACAAAGTTCTCTGACCTTTGCAAAGAAGACAACAAAATGAACGtttaaaagaatttaataaataattaataaaataacattgaCCATCAAACagagagaaattttttaata
Protein-coding sequences here:
- the LOC132165773 gene encoding LOW QUALITY PROTEIN: DEAD-box ATP-dependent RNA helicase 53, mitochondrial-like (The sequence of the model RefSeq protein was modified relative to this genomic sequence to represent the inferred CDS: inserted 3 bases in 2 codons), encoding LEPAMQRRDMIGRARTGTGKTLAFGIPIMDKIIQLNAKHGQGRYPLALVLAPTRELARQVEKEFDESAPGLDTICVYGGTPISSQMRQLDYGVDVAVGTPGRIIDLLNRGALNLSEVQFVVLDEADQMLQVGFQEEVEKILETLPQNRQSLMFSATMPSWIKKLTQNYLKNPLTIDLVGDSDQKLADGISLYSIASGNYGKASIIGPLITEHAKGGKYIVFTQTKRXADRLAYAMGRNYKCEALHGDISQSQRERTLAGFRDGHFNILVATDVASRGLDIPNVDLVIHHELPNNSEIFVHRSGRTGRXGKKGSAVLIYTQDQARAVRVIERDVGCRFAELPKIVVEGGSGDMLADMGGGGRFGSHGGTRDRRFGDSAFNRFSGQGRPGFGRSSGYGDSSSQTSQYGGPSSGRFGSFGGPGSGNFSGSGFSRSCAFGDSSSSDRSGGFGGFGSGRSSGFGDNLSSQNSSGFSNSRTRRFGSFGDDRINDDQNNGRRAF